Below is a window of Methanobacteriaceae archaeon DNA.
GCATGCTCCAGAGTGTTCATAAAAGCCTCTTCCGCAGCTAGTTCCAGACGTCGCACCTCTAGATCTGATAAACCAGCTATATAAGCTAATTTACGGATATATACCCGTACCATATCTAAAAACCTTTTATCAGTTGGAACACGCAAACCAGTTGTTAAAAATTGACCCATGACAAAAAACCCCTTTTTAAAGTTCCTTTGTAAAGTTTATACTTTACATAGATTTCAATGCCCTTGCTGCGATTTCTAATTAACAATAAGCCCATTCACCATAATTCTCTATAATAATGATTGAGTGAACTGATTAAATATACTTTATACTAAAAATTAAATCACAAGATAGCTACCATAATCTTTTAATCATAAAGCAGAGATAATAAAGTAAAGATATAGCAAAGACTTAATAAAAAAATTTTTTAGGGGTTAGTGAAATGGAAGGTTCACCTTTAATATGCAGTTCATGTAATGCTGAAATTCAAAAAGGTTCCAAATTCTGTAAAGAATGTGGAAAACCTGTGGAGGAGGGTTTAAAAGTAAATAATATTCCTGAAGGCAGGGTTAATTGTCCTCAGTGTGGTGCAGAGTTGAAAGCAGAAAATAAATTCTGTACTTATTGTGGAACTAAAATTGAACCCATAACTAATTGTCCTAAATGTAATGCCACACTTAAACCCGGTACTCGATTCTGCACAGAATGTGGTACCAATATTTATGAATACAAACCATCATCCACCCCATCTGGCACTAAGATCTACACTGGTACCAAAATAACCAACACCCCTCC
It encodes the following:
- a CDS encoding zinc ribbon domain-containing protein, encoding MEGSPLICSSCNAEIQKGSKFCKECGKPVEEGLKVNNIPEGRVNCPQCGAELKAENKFCTYCGTKIEPITNCPKCNATLKPGTRFCTECGTNIYEYKPSSTPSGTKIYTGTKITNTPPTTQTTRKDDPMEELKETGMGLMKDVEKTGKGLMKDLGSFLDKSSNKSSKNTIKPAKKNRNFLVCDKCGGYYELQNGESPEDFSDECECGGHLEHKTELP